The following are encoded together in the Nocardioides thalensis genome:
- a CDS encoding glycoside hydrolase domain-containing protein: MQLPGRLELPPAVASCALVLLLAVAALVGATVTTTSTAPENGDPATIARDAGERAQPRRWDRPPPPVPPARTKWSGFAFDACRAPDQATMDRWRTSSPFTGVGIYLGGSHRACEQRHLTPRWVDRQMRSGWQLLPIWVGPQASCTGYQHRIDDSPGRFDLYGKARAGGVAAARRAAATARSLGLPPAETIFYDIEGFDTGRPKCKWSALAFLEEWTQELHRRGYRSGVYSHVNAAISLLSRTSSRYVKPDAVWYAWIDRVGEVPPEYVSDAAFMSTSRVHQYLLDTRVEFGGIPMDIDWNYVSLGARKWRNPAGCDERAERVEPRDLKPGARGDLVRLAQCLVLPGDPHPLKTTGLLDQRTVRAVRAFQHRRGLPATGFVDRRTWTSLLARGHEPVLKKGARGDTVRRLQRSLRVAVGDPRISVDGEFGPATARAVRHYRKRLGLEPKDVVTPRVWQALARGKVTSVHRSGPKVKAWRDRRGG; encoded by the coding sequence ATGCAGCTGCCCGGCCGCCTCGAGCTGCCTCCCGCCGTCGCCTCGTGCGCGCTCGTCCTGCTGCTGGCGGTCGCGGCGCTCGTGGGGGCCACCGTCACCACCACGTCGACGGCGCCCGAGAACGGCGACCCGGCCACCATCGCGCGCGACGCCGGGGAGCGCGCGCAGCCTCGGCGCTGGGACCGGCCGCCGCCGCCCGTGCCGCCAGCGCGGACCAAGTGGAGCGGCTTCGCGTTCGACGCCTGCCGTGCGCCCGACCAGGCGACGATGGACCGTTGGCGCACCAGCTCGCCGTTCACGGGGGTCGGGATCTACCTGGGTGGCAGTCACCGCGCCTGTGAGCAGCGGCACCTCACGCCGCGGTGGGTCGACCGGCAGATGCGCTCGGGCTGGCAGCTGCTGCCGATCTGGGTCGGCCCGCAGGCGTCGTGCACGGGCTACCAGCACCGGATCGACGACTCGCCCGGCAGGTTCGATCTCTACGGGAAGGCGCGGGCCGGGGGAGTAGCGGCCGCCCGTCGCGCCGCCGCCACCGCGCGGTCCCTGGGCCTGCCTCCCGCGGAGACGATCTTCTACGACATCGAGGGCTTCGACACCGGGCGACCGAAGTGCAAGTGGTCGGCACTGGCGTTCCTGGAGGAGTGGACGCAGGAGCTGCACCGGCGCGGCTACCGGTCGGGCGTGTACTCCCACGTCAACGCGGCGATCTCGCTCCTGAGCAGGACCAGCAGCCGTTATGTCAAGCCGGATGCCGTCTGGTACGCCTGGATCGACCGGGTCGGGGAGGTGCCGCCCGAGTACGTCAGCGACGCGGCGTTCATGAGCACCAGTCGCGTCCACCAGTACCTCCTGGACACCCGGGTCGAGTTCGGCGGGATCCCGATGGACATCGACTGGAACTACGTGAGCCTCGGTGCGCGGAAGTGGCGGAACCCGGCCGGCTGCGACGAGCGCGCCGAGCGCGTCGAGCCGCGCGACCTGAAGCCGGGCGCGCGCGGCGACCTGGTGCGGTTGGCGCAGTGCCTGGTGCTGCCCGGTGACCCGCACCCCCTGAAGACCACGGGCCTGCTCGACCAGCGGACCGTGCGCGCCGTACGGGCGTTCCAGCACCGCCGCGGCCTCCCGGCGACCGGGTTCGTCGACCGCCGCACCTGGACCTCGCTGCTGGCGCGCGGCCACGAGCCGGTCCTGAAGAAAGGTGCCAGGGGAGACACCGTACGGCGACTCCAGCGCAGCCTGCGGGTGGCCGTCGGCGACCCGCGGATCTCCGTCGACGGCGAGTTCGGCCCCGCCACCGCGCGCGCCGTCCGTCACTACCGCAAGCGTCTGGGCCTCGAGCCCAAGGACGTCGTCACGCCGCGCGTGTGGCAGGCGCTGGCACGCGGGAAGGTCACCAGCGTCCACCGATCCGGACCTAAGGTGAAGGCGTGGCGAGACCGACGCGGTGGGTGA
- a CDS encoding methyltransferase domain-containing protein translates to MARPTRWVTDTKPGHSEWYVERFRRMAAEGQDLGGEARLVDAMLPPASRVLDAGCGPGRLGAVLHERGHTVVGVDADPLLIAAAEEDHPGPRWLVADLAELDLASMGEPEPFAGAVLAGNVMVFLAAGTEAEVLRRVAAHVVDDGFVTCGFHTNRELTLDAFDQAVADAGLRQEHRFATWDLRAWHDDADFAVSVLRKQ, encoded by the coding sequence GTGGCGAGACCGACGCGGTGGGTGACCGACACCAAGCCCGGACACTCGGAGTGGTACGTAGAGCGCTTCCGGCGGATGGCCGCCGAGGGCCAGGACCTCGGCGGTGAGGCGCGGCTGGTCGACGCGATGCTCCCGCCGGCGTCGCGCGTCCTCGACGCGGGCTGCGGCCCCGGCCGGCTCGGCGCCGTCCTCCACGAGCGCGGCCACACGGTCGTCGGCGTCGACGCCGACCCCCTGCTGATCGCGGCGGCCGAGGAGGACCACCCCGGACCGCGCTGGCTGGTCGCCGACCTGGCCGAGCTGGACCTGGCCTCGATGGGCGAGCCGGAGCCGTTCGCCGGCGCCGTGCTGGCAGGCAACGTCATGGTGTTCCTGGCCGCCGGCACCGAGGCCGAGGTCCTGCGCAGGGTCGCCGCGCACGTCGTCGACGACGGGTTCGTGACGTGCGGGTTCCACACCAACCGCGAGCTGACGCTCGACGCGTTCGACCAGGCCGTCGCGGACGCCGGACTGCGCCAGGAGCACCGGTTCGCCACCTGGGACCTGCGGGCCTGGCACGACGACGCCGACTTCGCGGTGAGCGTGCTGCGGAAGCAGTGA